GGCTGGGCATCCTGgaggctggggggcggggggtgaggGTACTAGGGGGGTGCTTGGACCTGGGTCGCTCACCTGCAGACAGGTggactctctctcctttcctatctgCTTTTCTTCATTGTTattgcagagacagagaaattgagagagaagggggagatagacagacagacacctgcagacctgcttcaccgcctggggagcgactcccctgcaggtggggagccgggggtgcgaactgggatcctaaccagtccttgcgctttgtgccacgtgcttaacccgctgtgctaccacgcgactccctttttcttctttatcatgAAAACTTTTCCCtctagaaccttttttttttttttttctttccctccagggttattgctgggctcggtgcctgcaccatgaatccaccgctcctggaggccatttttcccccttttcgttgccctagCTGTTGCAgtctcgttgcagttattattgccattgttgacgttgctttgttgttggataggacagagagaaatggagagaggaggggaagacagagagggggagagacagacagacacctgcagacctgcgtcaccacctgtgaagcgactcccctgcaggtggggagccgggggctcgaaccgggatccttacgccggtccctgcgctttgcgccacgtgcgcttaacccgctgcgccaccgcccgaccccctagaacCTTCTTGAAAGcggttttccccagagccctgctcagctccgacTCAGCTGGTGTTggagattgaccctgggactttggagactccgTGTGAGTCTCagcaggggtgcacctggttgagcgcatgttacgacgcccaaggacccaggttcaagcccctggtccccacctgcagggaaaaagctttgggagtggtgaagcagggctgcaggggactctctcctgcttccctctctgtCCAGAATAAAATATACTGGTGCACTGCACcgaagtcaaggactctgggggtgggtacaGGTcctgaacaggatggcagaggacccagagggggttggactgttctgtggaaaactgggaaatgtgacacACGGACCAACTACTTACTGTGTTTTACTggcgactgtaaaccattgaccACCGATAAAGAAATAACAAATTCTGGGCAGGGGCAGACAGCATCATGGCTATGCAAATTGACTcctttgcctgaggctctgaagtcccaggttcagtccccggcaccgccataagccagagctgagcagcgctctggtaaaaaaggaagacctggtggtggtgccagAGGGACATCGCTTCTCGCGGCTGCTCAGAAAGGAAtctagaaagggagggggagggaagcctGCTGCCAAACTGGAAGTTGAGGCTCATGTTGGGGGTGTGCAGCTGTTTGCTCGGACTTAGGAGACAGGGTGCTGTGTAAGGTGAGGCCTGTAAGAGTTCCTGGCAGGGCCCGAGGCCCCAGAGGCAGGGCACAGCCTCACCAGTCACTCACTGGGGCCCGGAATTTTTTGGTGGCACCGGAGTCTTGCACGAGTGACGCCACTGGTCTCGGCCGGTTCCCCCCAGACACACGCTGCAGCGCTGCCCTGCCAGCCATGGAGCTGCCCCTGGTGCTGCGGGGCTtctctggggagctgggccttGGTAGacgctgagcccccccccccccacacacacacctgaggagCTGCTCTGGCCGCTGTTCCCCATTTAGTTTTGCTGATTTCTGCCTGCAGGGTCATCGCCAGGGCTGTGTCCCTGCGCCCCTGCCCTGTTGctggagaggtgagagggagacacctgtagcctgccCAGCGCTCCAGGCCGACCCCCAGCACCGTTCCTCCTGCCCCAGCCACTCGGCTTTCTGGACTGTTCTCCAGGCAGGGCACCGCCCGGACGGCCGGGCCGAGAACCGGGAGCTGAGGGCACCCACGGGCCAGGCACACAGGGCGAGGGCGCCCACAAGCCTGTCAGgcccactgcagagcagccagagCCGAGCAAGGAAGGGAAGCCCGGGACTGCTGGACTGGGTGCCACACGGGGCCAGCCGGATGCAGCCCTGGGCAGGGAGACTCGGGTTCAAGACTGGCCTCCACCTCGCTGGAGGAAAGGCTCCACCTGCTGGAGGCGCCGGGGCCTGGGCGTGCTCCCCCACCCGGCCTCAGGGGCCAGCAGACCCCGGAGACCACGCCAGGACGCCAGAGCACTACGAGCTTTATTCAGAAACCCTCttttatcaatttttaaaaaactcccaCGGTGAAGGTGTCCAGTCTCGGCAGACAATAAAATCAGCTCAGAATCGGCCCGACCGCTCCCGGTCCCGCGAGCGCCTCCGGTCCCGCTCCCGGCCACCGcctcccccgccgccgccgccgccgcctccgcgcCCGCGGTCCCTGGACCTGGAGCGGCGCTCGCGGGACCTCGACCGGGACCGGTGCCTGTGGGGACAAGACGGGACAGTGAGACTCGGggtcgcgggggggggggggaatgacagTGAGACTCGGGGCCTTGGGGGGGACAGTGAGACTCGGGGCCGCAGGCAAACACTCACTTCTTGCGCCGGCGGCCGTACAGCTCCCGCCGCAGCTCCCGCGAGATGGGCTTCAGGTGCATGAAGTTGCAGAAGCCGCCCCGCGTGCACTCCCTGCGTGGGGCAGGCAGGCGGTGTCAGGCCTCAGCGGCACCGggatcccccctctccccccccccgccccatccaGCCGGCCCGCCCCGCGGGCACCTACCCCATCTCATACTGGCGGCAACAGGCTTCCCGGAAGTCGGTGACCGGGGACAGCTCGGCGTGGATGGGCTGCCCGTTGAACCAGCGGTTGTTGAGGTCGATCACGGCCTTCTCCGCGTCCTCCTCGCGGCGGAACTGCGAGACGGGAGAGCTGACCCCGGACGCCCCGCGCCCGCCCGCCCCCCCTGTCCCCCGCCGGCCGGCCGGCTCACCTTGACGTACACGTTCCCCACGAGGTGGTCGCCCAGGTTGTCGCACACGTTCATCTCCTCCACCTCACCGTACTTCTCCTCCATCTCCGTGAAGACCTCCTGCAGGGTGGACGGAGGGACGGACGGACGGGCTCAGGGACCCCAGTGGCTGGCGGGGAAGGGCTGCCGCCCCCGGCCGGGCCGCGACTCACCTCGAAGAACTCGTCATAATGCTCCTGCATCTCCACGTCGCTCACGGCACCTGCGGGAGACACGGGCCCGGCGGGTGAGCGGCCCCCAGCGCCCCAGGTCCCCGCACGTCCCCGCACGCGGCAACGCTGACCGCCGGCCGCAGGGCCGCCCCCCGAAAGCCTGGAGTCGCGGCCGCCTTCCTCCGCGTGCGGGACAGCCGCCCCGAGACCCCTGCGGCCCCCAGCCTCGCGGCACCGCGTCACACGGGAGGGGCGGTTTGGCAGAGGACCAGAGTCGGGGCCTCCCTGCGGCTGTGCCCGCCGCTAAGCGGGGGGTCCCCGGGTGGCACACCGGCTACGGCACGGGGCCGCCTCGTCCGTGCAGCCTACCCggcctgaggaggaggaggctggccGGACCCTGCCCCTCGCACTTCTGATCCCCCCGGGAACTGGCCGAGTCGGACCCGAAGCCCGACGGGGTGGGCCTGGCCTAGGGTGCCAAGGCCGAGTCGGTGCGGACGGTCTGCGAGCCAGACGTGGCTGAGCCTCCAGGGAAGAGGAGGAACCGACGGCGGGAAGCCCGTCTCCCCCTGGTCTCGGCCCCGCAGACGGGGCTGCGGAGAGGCCGCCACTGAGTCTGAGCCCCTGTACGCGGCGGCCGCCGGCCTTCACCTTCACAACACGGGCACACGGCGCTCCTGTcgcatcacccagccccagcgtCGCAGTCTGGACACCCAGACGGGGTCTCTCGGCCCACAAGAGCCCCGGCAGGAAAGTGGACAGAACCCCCCACCCAGCCTGAGGGCAGCACCCGTGAGCAGCAGCTGTGGGGACCCCCACGAGCGGGACGACCCTGGGGACCACCAGCCCGGAGCGGGAGCCTCGGGGCTGTAGCCACAGCGCCGGCCGTGCCGCCCCAACACTCCGCTCGAGGTGAGAACCGGGGCTGCGCCCTCGGCGACAGGCCAGCCCAGCCTGGTGCCCGCGAGCACCTGTACCGCCCGCCCGCCGCACTGTGCCCAGGCCCGAGGGCAGAGCTGCAGGAAGCGGACGGATACCAacgcggcgggcgggcgggggtggggtggggtgagtgtAGCCGGGAGCCCCGCGCTCGGACCCCTGTCTCGACTGTGCCCGCTCGAGGAAGCTCCACCCCAGAGCGGAGTCCAGTGGGAAAAAAATCGcagcaactttaaaaaaaaacaaaaaaaaaaaaaacaaaaaaacaaaaacacatctCGGAACAGAGTCATCTTGGAGCTCCGTCAAGCAAGGGGGCATTGGCGCCTCTGCCCAGGAGGGGGCACGGCTGGACCCTCGGGCCAGGGacggctcctcctcctcctcgggaGGCCGGACACCACGGCGCACGCAGAGCAGGGAGGTGGAGCTGAGCTCTGCCGCGCAAGCCCAGGGAACGGGGAAGGAACTTGGGTGAACTTACAGCGCAAACCGTCAGCAGACTGGGAAGAGTTTTGAGGGTTACGGTAAATGTTCAAGAGGGCAATGGTCTGAAATACAAAACGCAACAACTTTATATTACGGAAAATCGAGCGAAAACACTTCACCGGTTTCCTCGTCGATCGTCCACGGCGGAGACTCGGTGCTGGAAAAAGAGCGAGTTATTTTCTCCACTTCCTAGAGGAAAGACGGCCCGCCGGGACACACGCCCACCGGGCGACTTACCTGCCGGTTCCTACACAGTGCTAAGCCGGGCGGGAGCGCGAGAGCTTGCCAAGTGCCAGGGGCCCGCCACTGTCAAGGCCAGTGACGCAGGGGCGGCGCCCCGGACGCGGACCCGCTGCCAGGTGTCAAGCTCTGGCCTCCGCCACCTCGTCCTGCTTGAACAGCTCAGAAGCCAGCACTAGTGCCAGTTAAGAGCGGGCTCTTTGATACCATGTCTGTAAAAAACTTTCTCCAACTGTGGGACTTACAGTGTGAGCCGTCAGCCGTCTGTGCACTGTTTTGGGGGTTACGATAGATGTTTTGAATCAAGATGGTCTgcggggaaaaaaaataagaaggggaATTCTACTGGTTGCTGTGCTTATGCCAGACAACGCAGAGACGACTTGCTCGCGAGGCTAAAGGCTGGTCTGCTGGCCTGCTGGTCTGCTGGACTCCGGCCCTGGCCGCGGGCGCGAGCATCATATTATGGAAACAGAGTTCGCGTACCGAGGGACTCAGGCCGCCTCGCTCGGGGCGACCGAGGAGAAAGAGGCTTTGAGCGGCCCCACAATTTGGAGAGTCTGGGCGCAAACCGGGGGAGCTCGGCACTAGGCCTCGTCCTCTCTGCTTCAAGCTAGCGGGCCCTGGTGCGGGCAGGCCGGCGCCCCGCACAGAAGCAAGGGTTCAGAAGCCAGATGCCCGGGTCCGTGCCGTGTGCCAGGCTCTCCGGCCGCTCGGCCGGCGGGGATCGGAGCCCGGAACACGCATTCTCGCTCTCTTGGCGGGGCCTCTGTTTACATAATACAATAGCTCAAAACTCCGGCTCTTTTCAGATCCTTCTTTTAAGGGAAAAAGATGCTTTTAGCCCTTGCGCTCTAACCGGATCAGGCAGACTCGAAACCTTACATTGTACCGTTCTTCTCAAGACCAAGTTGTCTGAAAAAACAAACC
Above is a genomic segment from Erinaceus europaeus chromosome 9, mEriEur2.1, whole genome shotgun sequence containing:
- the U2AF1 gene encoding splicing factor U2AF 35 kDa subunit isoform X4 is translated as MQEHYDEFFEEVFTEMEEKYGEVEEMNVCDNLGDHLVGNVYVKFRREEDAEKAVIDLNNRWFNGQPIHAELSPVTDFREACCRQYEMGECTRGGFCNFMHLKPISRELRRELYGRRRKKHRSRSRSRERRSRSRDRGRGGGGGGGGGGGGRERDRRRSRDRERSGRF
- the U2AF1 gene encoding splicing factor U2AF 35 kDa subunit isoform X3, with amino-acid sequence MLAAAQQADLQPGAVSDVEMQEHYDEFFEEVFTEMEEKYGEVEEMNVCDNLGDHLVGNVYVKFRREEDAEKAVIDLNNRWFNGQPIHAELSPVTDFREACCRQYEMGECTRGGFCNFMHLKPISRELRRELYGRRRKKHRSRSRSRERRSRSRDRGRGGGGGGGGGGGGRERDRRRSRDRERSGRF
- the U2AF1 gene encoding splicing factor U2AF 35 kDa subunit isoform X1, translated to MAEYLASIFGTEKDKVNCSFYFKIGACRHGDRCSRLHNKPTFSQTIALLNIYRNPQNSSQSADGLRCAVSDVEMQEHYDEFFEEVFTEMEEKYGEVEEMNVCDNLGDHLVGNVYVKFRREEDAEKAVIDLNNRWFNGQPIHAELSPVTDFREACCRQYEMGECTRGGFCNFMHLKPISRELRRELYGRRRKKHRSRSRSRERRSRSRDRGRGGGGGGGGGGGGRERDRRRSRDRERSGRF
- the U2AF1 gene encoding splicing factor U2AF 35 kDa subunit isoform X2 — its product is MAEYLASIFGTEKDKVNCSFYFKIGACRHGDRCSRLHNKPTFSQTILIQNIYRNPQNSAQTADGSHCAVSDVEMQEHYDEFFEEVFTEMEEKYGEVEEMNVCDNLGDHLVGNVYVKFRREEDAEKAVIDLNNRWFNGQPIHAELSPVTDFREACCRQYEMGECTRGGFCNFMHLKPISRELRRELYGRRRKKHRSRSRSRERRSRSRDRGRGGGGGGGGGGGGRERDRRRSRDRERSGRF